From one Bacillus sp. FJAT-42376 genomic stretch:
- a CDS encoding pyridoxamine 5'-phosphate oxidase family protein yields MDQQQLKEQIVKIIDQNKIGTLATVKNRKPHSRYMTFFNENLTLYTPTDIETHKVEEIDENPNVHILLGYDGEGFGDTYVEVEGTASIEKSEELKQRLWDDNMKMWFDGPNDENYIVLKIIPDQIRLMNKKGEPPHTLEV; encoded by the coding sequence ATGGATCAGCAGCAACTAAAAGAACAAATTGTGAAAATCATCGATCAAAATAAAATCGGGACACTCGCTACGGTGAAAAACCGCAAGCCGCATTCTCGGTATATGACTTTCTTTAATGAAAATTTGACCCTTTATACCCCAACAGATATTGAAACCCATAAAGTCGAGGAAATTGACGAAAACCCGAACGTTCATATTCTTCTCGGCTATGACGGGGAAGGCTTCGGCGATACATACGTTGAAGTAGAGGGCACGGCATCTATTGAAAAATCCGAAGAGCTGAAACAGCGCCTATGGGATGACAATATGAAGATGTGGTTCGACGGTCCGAATGATGAAAACTATATTGTGTTAAAAATCATTCCTGATCAAATCAGATTAATGAATAAAAAAGGCGAGCCTCCTCATACACTTGAAGTATAA
- a CDS encoding amino acid ABC transporter ATP-binding protein, translating to MDREMIKVEKLNKSFGDLHVLKDIDMTVYESEVVCLIGSSGSGKSTLLRCLNFLEKRDNGKVIIEGEEIKKESHNINDVRQKVGMVFQHFHLFPHKTVLGNVIEAPLMVKKMNKEKAVQLGKELLKKVGLEDKADVYPSKLSGGQKQRVAIARALAMEPDIMLFDEPTSALDPELVGEVLETMKQLAEEGKTMIVVTHEMGFAREVADSIVYMHEGRIVERGTPDEFFDNPKEERSKEFLMSTTFK from the coding sequence ATGGATAGAGAAATGATTAAAGTGGAAAAACTGAACAAATCATTCGGAGATTTGCATGTATTAAAGGACATTGACATGACGGTTTATGAAAGTGAAGTGGTATGCCTGATCGGCTCGAGCGGATCAGGAAAAAGTACGCTTCTCCGCTGTCTGAATTTCCTTGAAAAGCGTGATAATGGAAAAGTGATTATCGAGGGGGAAGAAATAAAAAAAGAATCCCATAACATCAATGATGTCCGGCAAAAGGTGGGAATGGTGTTCCAGCATTTCCACCTCTTTCCCCATAAAACGGTGCTCGGAAACGTCATCGAAGCACCCCTGATGGTGAAAAAAATGAACAAGGAAAAGGCTGTTCAGCTCGGAAAAGAGCTGCTTAAAAAAGTTGGCCTTGAGGATAAAGCGGATGTATATCCGAGCAAGCTGTCCGGCGGACAAAAACAGCGGGTGGCCATTGCAAGAGCGCTTGCCATGGAGCCGGATATCATGCTGTTTGACGAACCGACCTCAGCTCTCGACCCAGAGCTCGTTGGAGAAGTGCTCGAAACGATGAAACAGCTCGCTGAAGAGGGGAAAACGATGATTGTCGTCACTCATGAGATGGGATTTGCACGCGAGGTGGCCGATTCCATCGTCTATATGCACGAAGGCCGGATTGTCGAGAGAGGAACGCCGGATGAGTTCTTTGACAACCCAAAGGAAGAGCGCTCGAAGGAGTTTTTGATGTCGACCACGTTTAAATAA
- a CDS encoding heme-degrading domain-containing protein, whose product MNLEQFEKLEMDCQFDSFTNEDALKLGMTVVDYAKENGKSVAVHIERNRVPLFTHLMDGTSEENVFWLYRKKRVVDHYNRSSHYIAKRFEQNGTTHDESSLLSSSEYQAVGGSLPIRVRGAGVIGSLTVAGLTPQMDHDYAAEGVKRFLGKDEEQ is encoded by the coding sequence ATGAACCTGGAACAGTTTGAAAAATTGGAAATGGATTGTCAGTTTGATTCTTTCACAAACGAAGATGCATTAAAGCTTGGAATGACCGTGGTTGACTACGCGAAGGAAAACGGGAAATCCGTTGCCGTTCATATTGAGCGAAACCGCGTTCCGCTGTTTACTCACTTGATGGACGGAACATCTGAAGAAAATGTATTTTGGCTGTACCGGAAAAAGAGAGTGGTTGACCATTACAACAGAAGCTCCCATTATATCGCGAAAAGATTTGAACAAAATGGGACCACTCACGATGAAAGCTCCTTGCTTTCCTCATCCGAATACCAGGCGGTTGGAGGTTCGCTTCCAATCCGGGTAAGGGGAGCAGGGGTAATCGGAAGCTTGACGGTAGCAGGGCTGACACCCCAAATGGACCATGATTATGCGGCAGAAGGGGTTAAACGCTTTTTAGGAAAGGATGAGGAACAATAA
- a CDS encoding IclR family transcriptional regulator gives MSQYEVATLKKGLLILDALQQEERLTLKEVMEKFSFNKSTAFRLLYTLESMGYIRKTEHAYHATAKIGGISAPGQAKLNWLSVPPLSELSSEIGETAYVGILSDTDVVTAQVIDGSRSIRAHSEVGDRMPAHHSALGKVILAFLNDSEQRQVLQDIKLNPHTENTFADFHLLKEHLHVIRKQGYAVDDEETEIGLRCIAAPIMYEGKVIAAVAISGPATRLTKKLDKRLSKKLIQCSQQISAIL, from the coding sequence ATGAGTCAATATGAGGTGGCCACGCTGAAAAAGGGACTTCTCATCCTGGATGCTCTGCAGCAGGAAGAGAGATTAACTCTGAAGGAAGTCATGGAGAAATTCTCTTTTAATAAATCAACCGCTTTTCGCTTGCTTTATACACTGGAATCAATGGGCTATATCCGAAAAACGGAGCATGCGTATCACGCTACAGCCAAAATAGGCGGAATTTCCGCTCCGGGTCAGGCTAAGCTGAATTGGTTATCCGTCCCGCCTCTTTCAGAGCTGAGCAGCGAAATCGGGGAAACTGCCTATGTTGGAATTCTTTCCGATACGGATGTAGTGACGGCCCAAGTGATTGATGGGAGCCGATCCATTAGAGCGCATTCCGAAGTGGGCGATCGGATGCCTGCTCACCACAGTGCACTTGGTAAGGTGATTCTTGCGTTTCTAAATGATTCTGAACAAAGGCAAGTACTGCAGGATATAAAGCTAAATCCGCATACGGAAAACACTTTTGCCGATTTTCACTTGCTGAAGGAACATCTTCATGTGATCCGCAAGCAAGGATATGCGGTGGATGATGAGGAAACTGAAATCGGCCTGCGGTGTATTGCTGCTCCGATTATGTACGAAGGAAAAGTTATTGCCGCAGTCGCTATATCTGGTCCAGCGACGAGGCTGACGAAAAAGCTCGATAAGCGTCTGAGCAAAAAACTGATTCAGTGCAGTCAGCAAATTTCAGCCATTTTATAG
- a CDS encoding MFS transporter: protein MSAKIYLALLSFAISAFAIGTTEFVIVGLLPTVAGDLSISVTKAGTLISGYALAIAIGTPIVTVLAGRLPKKGFLISLMAVFTLGNMLSAAAANYEILMVSRIITAVAHGVFFAIASAVAADMVPVNKKGTAISIMFTGLTVATIAGVPLGTYIGQNFGWRSTFTAVAVLGLIGLIANVLAVEKVKKADQPAKLTDVWKLMKNRRILVALLMTALGLAGTMTVFAYITPILKEVSGYPSETITILLLVYGVAVAIGNIVGGKIANHHPVKALRFVFVIEAIVLLLQMWLLPSKMLSIVSIILLGFVSFLMSPGVQAYIVTLAEKLVPSAKDLASGLNISAFNIGIAAGSTLGGLAVDYLTYLDTAWIGAILAILAAVLAAVSYRSDKKQKLF, encoded by the coding sequence ATGTCTGCCAAAATTTATTTAGCTCTTCTATCATTTGCCATCAGCGCATTTGCAATCGGAACGACAGAGTTTGTCATTGTCGGCCTGCTTCCAACCGTTGCGGGTGATTTATCGATTTCCGTAACAAAAGCCGGAACGCTGATTTCAGGCTATGCACTTGCGATTGCGATTGGAACCCCAATCGTGACAGTCCTTGCGGGAAGACTTCCGAAAAAAGGATTTCTTATCAGTTTGATGGCGGTTTTCACATTAGGGAATATGCTGTCAGCCGCAGCAGCAAATTATGAAATTTTAATGGTATCTCGCATCATTACGGCCGTTGCCCACGGTGTCTTTTTTGCCATTGCTTCAGCGGTTGCAGCCGATATGGTGCCTGTTAATAAAAAAGGAACAGCGATTTCCATTATGTTTACCGGATTAACGGTAGCCACGATTGCCGGGGTGCCCCTCGGAACGTATATCGGACAAAATTTTGGATGGCGTTCCACGTTTACAGCCGTTGCCGTCCTCGGACTGATCGGTCTGATCGCGAATGTTTTGGCGGTGGAAAAAGTTAAGAAAGCGGATCAGCCTGCGAAATTAACGGATGTGTGGAAGCTAATGAAAAACCGAAGGATCCTTGTCGCCTTGCTCATGACAGCACTGGGTCTGGCGGGAACGATGACCGTATTTGCTTACATCACGCCCATTCTCAAGGAAGTGAGCGGATATCCATCCGAAACCATCACCATTCTCCTGCTTGTTTATGGGGTGGCTGTTGCCATTGGAAATATCGTGGGCGGAAAAATCGCCAATCATCATCCGGTAAAGGCCTTAAGATTTGTATTCGTAATTGAAGCCATTGTTTTGCTCCTGCAAATGTGGCTGCTCCCAAGCAAAATGCTCAGTATCGTCTCGATTATTTTGCTTGGATTCGTTTCGTTCCTGATGTCGCCAGGTGTACAGGCATATATTGTGACTCTCGCTGAAAAGTTAGTCCCCTCTGCAAAAGACCTTGCATCTGGCCTGAACATTTCAGCCTTCAACATCGGAATAGCGGCAGGCTCCACTCTCGGAGGATTGGCCGTGGATTATTTGACGTATTTGGATACAGCGTGGATTGGTGCGATTCTGGCTATACTTGCTGCAGTTTTGGCAGCTGTAAGCTATCGATCCGATAAAAAACAAAAATTATTTTAG